The Glycine soja cultivar W05 chromosome 4, ASM419377v2, whole genome shotgun sequence genomic sequence TGAGACTGAGAATCAGGAATGAGAAAGTATATCGAGATTTAATGGCTAATTACAAAGATATTCGGAAagtaaaatgaataattatctACAATATTAAAATTGGATACAACACAGATATATAGCCACAATTTTACAAGAGTATGGGTACTATAATTtactgtaaaaaataattatatttttatgactaAATTTCTAGTTTTTAACCGTATCACTATCAGAAAgtgaaaactaaatttttagttAAAGTTTTTGttaagttattaaaatattaattttaacaattattatGTTGAATAATTAtcgttgtatttttttatttatgacttgagtttaaataaattaatgttatatttatttatttttaatattatatgggCATGCTTTTAatgttatgtttaaattatttaaaaataaatttttattataattataatatttgtttaattaatttattattattaatcttaTACATCAATAGTATGTGGATTGTGGATGTAGGTATAAGTATAGATTCTCCAAGTATATAGGAatcatgattaaaaaattactaccaCGTGAATACTGAATACGAGAATTACTCTTAAATACAGATATATGTGAAcatatattatcataatttatagTTTAGTAACTAAACTtgcataattattaattattatgttatattattttaaaataaattttattatcttaacaaattttgtttaacatatttcatttgaaaattattatcaaattttgttatattaattaattactttaaaactTACCTTTCGGGTAATGTAatactaagaaaataaaataaaataaaataaacaaaagacaTTAAAAGAGGGAGCAACAAGTAAGGAAAGCAGAGGTCGAAGGTTCGGGGAAATGGAAATGATTAATCATAGCCagagaataaaaaatgtgaaCGAACCGCGATTTTGTCCGTAACTGCAAACGGAAAGTCACGCTCTGTTGTTTTCCGCGTGTGTATGTAAGAAAAGCCAACACAACCAATAAAGCtaactttttatttcttcttggtTGTGAAGATTCTGACTGACACAAGCAGAGTGGTACTTCTGAAGCagattgtttcttcttcttcacactCCGCTGCGCTGCGAGATTTCCATGATTGTCCCATCCATTTCAGGAAGGTAGATATATTCTTGGTTTGGTCTTAAGTCTTTTTCCTTGTTTGAAAAGTATGTACAATCTTTTTCTAAGCAACCCATTCTTTTTATCAAGTTCATTTTCCTTTCGACCCAAAATAAAACACTCCTCCCtttactcttttgtttctcACAAACGGAATTCTGATTTTTTGCCGGTGGTAACCGGTAAGTGGTTGCTTTCTGTCATCGATCTATTCTTCATGTTAATGGATCGCCTTTGTCATATGTAATATCGTTGGAATTTGGCAATTAGAGGTGACACATGGAGTAGTAAACTTTCATAACTAgcttctttcatttatttatttatacattatGCCCACATGCCTTAGGGACAACATTTTCTATGTCAGTTAATATTGAAATTGACATCAAAAGTCTACTttgattaaacaaaaaaataacaataatttttttccctatCATCTTTGACGATTGCAATTTCCTTCTGCGTTCAGGGTTTGGTGATAGATTCAATAATCAAGGTTTAGTATGGCAGATTCTTTGATATCCAGAAGTAAAAGTGATGTAACGGCAATGAAGGAGACACTTCGTACGCAGCAGCAACTTCTGGAAAAGCTATATGCTGAGTTGGATGAGGAAAGAGAAGCTTCAGCTACCGCAACGAGTGAAGCATTGGACATGATACTGCGTTTGCAGGGAGAGAAGGCTGTGGTGAAGATGGAGGCGAGTCACTACAAGAGGGTGGCAGAGGAGAAGATAGGCCATGCCGAGGCCTCTATTGAGGCTTTTGAGGAGCTTATGTACCAGAAGGAAATGCAAATTGCGTCTCTTGAGTTTCAAGGCCAGGCTTATAGACTCAAACTTATGAGCTTTGGGTGTGAAGGTTTTAATGAGTTTGAGTTCCTAGAGGATCTGCTGTTGAAGAGGGGTGATCAAAGAAATGGAGAAAATGGGGGTAGGGGTAGCACTATTAGAAGGCTACATTCAATGCCCCCCATTCAGTTTCTGAGTTCCCTGACTGCTGCAAAGAGGGAAAGATCAACTAGTCCAGTTCTTGATGTGATTCCTATGATAATGGAGGAGAGTACTGACAAGGAAGTTGCTCAACCTGGCTTGGATTTGACACGAAAATTAGTTGACTTTGCATGTGGCAGTGGAACTCTTGATTCATATTTGAACAAGATAAAGGAGTCGGATGAACAGGTGAGGGTGATTTCAGATTGTGATGAAGGAGAAAAAAGTGCAAATTTGAGTAGTAGAAGAGGGAGGTCTTCTTCAATTTTATCAAAGGCTAGCACTAAGATGGCCTGTGATCAAACAGAAAGATTGCTCTCAACTAACTTTGATGAAGTGAGTCCAGGTGAAAGCACACACACTAGAGTAGTTGTTAATGATTCTCCTTGCTTGCTTAATGTCCATGATGTGTATGAAGTCCCACAAACTAGTGAAAAGCATGAAGTCAGTGAACATAGAGAAAAAAGGGTTGAAAGATTGAATTCTGATGCAttgaacaaattaacaaaaccagaTTCTGTGTCTGAGGGAATGGTAGAATCACTTGTTAAACATGgtgcagaaaagaaaaagggtatGTTTAAAGTATATGGTGAAATCAAAACTCCTTGTCCTAAAGATATGATGACTATCATTGGCCACATGGATTGTAATTCTCAAGCTGAGATTCAAAAGCTGAATCAGAGAATTGAGAGGCTTGAGAGGGAGAGAATTATTGCAAGGCAAGAGGTTACCCATGAAGGGAATGGTGAAGAGAAATTGAGGCTGTTAAAGGGCATACAACGTCAACTCCAAATAATACAATCCGAGATGAAAAGCTTGAAAACCGAAAAAGCCACTACTATGGATGATGTTTCTTTGGCTTCCCTCCAAGAGGTAAAATATGATATGGTGTTTCTTTCCTTCAcccttgagagaaaaaaaaattgtctattgCTTGAGTGTCTTTGATTCTCAGTGGTATACACTCTGCATTtggtattaatttttatatgagaATACAGATTGCGACTGGCTTTTGAtgaattatttcatatttgtgCTCCGTATTCCTGATATTTGAAATAGGAACTAATGATAGCAAATTTCTATGAACAGGCAATGTTGCACTTTTGGCTCTGATGAAGTAACTACAGAATGACCATCTTAGACGACCAATCAACCCACTTACTGTATTACATGATGTATAATTGTACATACGGTTTGTATACACAggatttttttatgatagaattgaaTTTAGTACCAGCAAATGTATGCAATTCAACAACAACGTCTGGTATATACTAGGCACTAGAATGATggcaatttaaaatttttttaggcTTGAATATTGCTTCCCTTGTCTTTTTTCTTCTCGAGATTGAGGTTGTGGTAGCTATTAGATTGAAAATCTTTCTATAGTTCAAAATTGAGACTGTATGCTCACAATGTTATATTGAAGTGGAAGTATATGAATGCCCTGAATTCCTCTCGTTGTTTATGTTCACTGGGGAAGAAAATGTTCATGGAATTTCTCACTTCAGTTTCACCCTTTTGCTAACCATTAACAAGAGATTTGATTATATCGTGAATAGATGAATTTTGTTTACATAACTGTAACGTAACTGTATTGAGTTTACTTACCAGCAAAAGTTTTTGGTGACGCTATTGAGTaaatcaagattcaatttcTATAGGAAGTAGTGTTCATATTTAACGTGTGACAGTGTGTTGAACAAAATTGTCTCAAAATTTTCAGGAACAAACAGAATATGCACATCGTTAAATATTGAGACAATTTTAAACAAGAAAGCAGAATCAAAACCCAAAGAACGTTTATAAACAGAAtcaattgataataaaaaaatatgataaaggagagttttaaaaaatatccttaaagaaaaaaagtcacAGTGGTAGAAAGTTATAATGTGCTCCTCTCTCAATATACAAAATCGGTTCTTTTTCTACATTGTGTGACTGTGTTACCTCATATTTATCAGCGAGAAGCTATAAATTTATAGGCATCCAATAGGCACATCATGCAGCAACATATCTATCTATATCTATCCTTTAACGATCAAGGATGGCTAGGAAGTACATCTTACAACTACGCTCTCTCACTGTTCAAGTAACAGTGGCAAcgaaacatttatttatttttcttttaaaattgtaaCCTTAACAACATATCTTTATGGTGGTTGATCTGTTTGTCATGCAATGcttatattatattgaaaattgcaaaatatatatatttccagTATGTATGTTCTCAAAGGATACAACCCTCAGaatttaaatgttattaacTCATCGTCAACGACAAATTGTAACATGTTTCCAAATTTTTCGACAGAGACAACTTTATAGTATTTAAAGCAAATGGTATATAATACTATGCATATAATGTAGACAACAAgttatatttaacatttttgttcttttcatttTGTCTTTTACTACAAGACAACAAGCTACATGCACATCCAGCCATATACCATTTATGAGTTAACAAATTTCATTTGCATGCTTGCAGCTATACATGTTTGAATCATGTCTTGCACTTCAAATGTATAGTGGATCATCGTACACTATATATCAAATCCTTAATGctcattgatttttattttttatttttgtttacgaTTGAAACAAACATTATTTGCGctctcatttaaaatttgaatttttgaatcAGTTGTGCCATATGATTTTATGCATGATCATTGACAATCTCATCCTTTATATATTGTGATGAGGTTCCTATTTTCAAACGTGCAACTCATAACTCTCAAGTTTACaaccttttgtttgtgttttgatttCATGATGAATTCTTCCTACGATAGCATTTGCGATGTCACAAATGGAAAGGAAACATGGAAAATCAAGGCTACGGTAGGGTAATTAGGATATGGCGAATGACTCCCATTGGTGACATAGACAACCCATAAGTTATTGATATGGTGCTCTTAGATAGTCaagtatttatttcattttttttaccttttttaccTATAATCTTGAATTATTCCTTTATGAAATTCTACTCCAATATTTATTCATATAGGGAGGGAAGATCCTGACAACTATTTGAAAATCGATGATGAGGAAATTCAAGGGATTAATTATCGATGATGAAGTTTAGGTCATGAATTTCTTTGGTGTTATTGGAAACATTGGCAGTTATTGTGTATCAATGTATCAATAAATAACATTGATCACAAGTTTAAGTTGCTTTTTCATGCTAAAACATCAATTATCAAATGTGACGATATATATGAATGTatcaataaataacattaatcCAATGTCTTCATATGCGAGCGATACTAAAAAACACGGTGAATTTGACAATCTAATAGGTAATCgaatgatgaatatttatttCTTGAGTTCAATTGTTCATAAGTTTTGTTGTTGATCAACAATTATTATGATCCATTAAATATGTAGATGCTGAAAAGGTGTCCGAAAAGAATGATAAGAGTGTTgggaattttcaataaattttataaaatgtcaaatgagcATCAAAACACATTACGTCAGATTATCAAGAAATTTTGAGGAATACCTGGATCTATAGAGCTTGATTAACACGCAGCGGAATCTGACAATGAtcacgaacaattggtttaatgaccttcctcaaccaaatcaccttcttccttgtgggaccttcgttttctcttcaaatGGGGAGAGGAGAAACTGTTTATTGATTTAGTATATTGGGAACCATAACCATGCCTTATTttttaaacctattagggtTTCCATTATCTTTTAATGGACCAAATTGGTTTCCGCTCATTAAGctcatatcaattatttattggCAATCTAATGGGCTCACTCAAATaaatcactttatattgaacccatttaaatgcaaataactaatataaatgttataatataatatgtagcccatattaattaattaggaattataaaattcctaacaatctcccacttgggcttcatattaaccttagacatttatatcacaaaattcTTTAGACGCGCAACtgtatgttatttacttttagactcCTTTTATACAATTTGGTTCATCTCATATAGCAACAGGAAACCACTGCAGTTTTCATCATAATTTAGCTTGATTAAGCCACAATGATCACCACTGTTACTCATACTCGatgacatagatcaaatatggataagcggcatggaaattacatacaatgtgatcttaatcatgtctatttccaactagtccaaactttattctttatagagatcaatccaaaatgcaatacaaatattgcacacaaacaaacttataatgaaatgataaacttcaactttatttctgcAGAAAATCCAAATAACAAAATGTTTGCAAATCGTAATATATAGAACATGAGTAAGACTCCTACTAAACTAAGATACTATCAGGAATTACACCTATATGAGCAGTGTGctcgtaaaaagaaaaaagaaaaaaaaactttagtatCATACCTTTAGTAAGTGGATCAGCTAGTATGGAATGAGTTCCTATATGTTCtatacaaatttatattttctagattctttatttaacaaccaaatactttatgtcaacaaacttttatttggttgaatccttaataagaCTGCTAAGATATTGTCTCAATAAACACTTGATGGCTACTTAATGTTGGCGACAACAAGCAAGCACGTTACAATAATTtagcaatcataaattctagtataatgtctcatagcaaaatattaactccaccaaCATGGTCAAATGTGAATGCTTATGTGAAGTGATTGCTATTAAAACATTCTGAAATAATCGAAGTCAGAATACccaatgatctctaaacttCTAGACTTTCGATATCAAAACACGTAgtttcttgttctcttcaattaaCGCATAATGTGCTTTACTACTTCTAGTGTTACATACAaagattactcatatatcaccttaggattcccacaaaataatttcaaactctaaattttacACATGCAAATTTGGGATTCACataatatgagtaatttaaaccatagtagtaacaacaacaacaattaaagaagagaacaacAAACATGCAATGCACaaataatctttatggtaaatttcaagacccaaacaagatacctagcgcaccattaatcctcaatctttggattgaaaaagactaaCTACAAGTGTTACTCTCAATGCATTGATTAAACATTGGTGATAAGTCCCGTAAAACAAAGGTTGTCTTTGGACACTCCATTGCTCACATGAACaacttatatgatgattattccggtcaaataatgattgtctttgaacatttcattattcacatggaaaatcacactatttataatcaccacatgtttaccattgcaagcatgtaattattctgtcaaattgtgtcttcctttgggccgaGCACAATTCACATGAATAATTTCATGTAACATCTgtgtaaattcaatcaaataaatttacgcaacagaggttactttggcaacatgttgtttcaatcaatttaatcaaaaatacaagataatttaatacaataaatgggaggtcttaaaattacacaatttaacCAAAAGAATCCTTTAAAAATACTAGagaaaaagtttctttatagtcAATGCATTCCTTCTTAGTAAAGCCTTTAGCAACTAGACAAGTCTTATATCTCTCGATATTACCCTTTGAATCCttcttggttttaaatatcAATTTACAACCAATAGGTTTCACACCTTCAGGCAATTCGACTAGATTCCAAAATTCATTGTCATTCATAgacttcatctcatccttcatggcatcaaTCCAATTTTGAGAGTTAGAACTATGCATAGCTTGACAGAAGTTGATTAGATCATCCTCTGTTAAACCAACACCATCCttatgttcttggagaaatataatataatcatttgagattgcacttctcctctctctaatggatctccttaatgacacttcttgaggttgttgaggttgctctaaaggtatttgagggagaacctcattgttgtcttgttttggaacaatgtcaatagtttgAACATTGTCTTCTTTTACTGGAGTT encodes the following:
- the LOC114409619 gene encoding uncharacterized protein LOC114409619; the encoded protein is MADSLISRSKSDVTAMKETLRTQQQLLEKLYAELDEEREASATATSEALDMILRLQGEKAVVKMEASHYKRVAEEKIGHAEASIEAFEELMYQKEMQIASLEFQGQAYRLKLMSFGCEGFNEFEFLEDLLLKRGDQRNGENGGRGSTIRRLHSMPPIQFLSSLTAAKRERSTSPVLDVIPMIMEESTDKEVAQPGLDLTRKLVDFACGSGTLDSYLNKIKESDEQVRVISDCDEGEKSANLSSRRGRSSSILSKASTKMACDQTERLLSTNFDEVSPGESTHTRVVVNDSPCLLNVHDVYEVPQTSEKHEVSEHREKRVERLNSDALNKLTKPDSVSEGMVESLVKHGAEKKKGMFKVYGEIKTPCPKDMMTIIGHMDCNSQAEIQKLNQRIERLERERIIARQEVTHEGNGEEKLRLLKGIQRQLQIIQSEMKSLKTEKATTMDDVSLASLQEAMLHFWL